From the genome of Papaver somniferum cultivar HN1 chromosome 2, ASM357369v1, whole genome shotgun sequence, one region includes:
- the LOC113347727 gene encoding ran-binding protein 1 homolog c-like: MASKDVEHSKVEEEETVEGTTAGGEEEDTGAQIAPIIKLEEVAVTTGEEEEDVLLDLKAKLYRFDKDGNQWKERGVGTVKLLKHKQTSKVRLVMRQSKTLKICANHLVLPTISMQEHAGNEKSCVWHAADFSDGELKEELFCIRFASIENAKAFKEMVEEVAESQVKKSEESKEGAASLADDLTEKLSVGEKKEDVPTPEKEKKDEPEAEASSAEKEKKDE; this comes from the exons ATGGCAAGCAAGGATGTAGAACACAGCAaggtagaagaagaagagacaGTTGAAGGAACTACCGctggtggtgaagaagaagatactgGTGCTCAGATCGCTCCTATCATTAAACTTGAAGAAGTGGCTGTTActactggtgaagaagaagaagatgttctTCTCGATCT AAAGGCGAAACTGTACCGATTTGATAAAGATGGAAATCAATGGAAGGAAAGAGGAGTTGGAACTGTGAAGCTTCTTAAACATAAACAGACTTCAAAAGTTCGTTTGGTTATGAGACAGTCTAAGACACTGAAGATCTGTGCTAATCATCtag TGTTACCAACAATTTCGATGCAAGAACATGCTGGGAATGAGAAATCATGTGTATGGCACGCAGCTGATTTCTCTGATGGTGAATTGAAAGAAGAGTTGTTCTGTATCAGATTTGCATCCATTGAGA ATGCTAAAGCTTTCAAGGAGATGGTTGAAGAGGTTGCTGAGTCTCAAGTGAAGAAATCTGAAGAGAGCAAAGAAGGTGCTGCATCATTAGCAGATGATCTTACTGAAAAGTTGTCTGTTGGTGAGAAGAAAGAAGATGTACCTACACCTGAAAAGGAGAAGAAGGATGAGCCTGAAGCAGAAGCATCATCtgctgagaaggagaagaaggatGAATAG